A single genomic interval of Streptomyces graminofaciens harbors:
- a CDS encoding ATP-dependent 6-phosphofructokinase encodes MRIGVLTAGGDCPGLNAVIRSVVHRAVAHYGDEVIGFEDGYAGLLDGRYRSLDLESVSGILARGGTILGSSRLQRDRLREACENAQDMAHQFGIDALIPIGGEGTLTAARMLSDAGLPVVGVPKTIDNDISSTDRTFGFDTAVGVATEAMDRLKTTAESHQRVMVVEVMGRHAGWIALESGMAAGAHGICLPERAFDPADLAKMVEERFARGKKFAVVCVAEGAHPAEGSMDYGHGEIDQFGHERFQGIGTALAYELERRLGKEAKPVILGHVQRGGSPTAYDRVLATRFGWHAVEAAHRGEFGRMTALRGTEIEMVPLAEAVTELKTVPKDRMDEAESVF; translated from the coding sequence ATGCGTATCGGAGTTCTCACCGCAGGCGGCGACTGTCCGGGCCTGAACGCAGTGATCCGGTCGGTCGTGCACCGAGCCGTGGCGCACTACGGCGACGAGGTCATCGGCTTCGAGGACGGCTACGCCGGCCTGCTCGACGGCCGCTACCGCAGTCTCGACCTGGAGTCCGTCAGCGGCATCCTCGCCCGCGGCGGCACCATCCTCGGCTCCTCCCGCCTCCAGCGCGACCGCCTCCGCGAGGCGTGCGAGAACGCGCAGGACATGGCACACCAGTTCGGCATCGACGCGCTGATCCCGATCGGCGGCGAGGGCACGCTGACGGCGGCGCGGATGCTGAGCGACGCGGGCCTGCCGGTGGTCGGTGTCCCCAAGACGATCGACAACGACATCTCGTCGACGGACCGCACGTTCGGCTTCGACACGGCGGTCGGCGTCGCCACCGAGGCGATGGACCGTCTGAAGACGACCGCCGAGTCGCACCAGCGGGTGATGGTGGTGGAGGTCATGGGCCGCCACGCGGGCTGGATCGCGCTGGAGTCCGGGATGGCGGCGGGCGCACACGGCATCTGCCTGCCCGAGCGGGCGTTCGACCCGGCCGACCTGGCGAAGATGGTCGAGGAGCGCTTCGCACGCGGCAAGAAGTTCGCGGTCGTGTGCGTCGCCGAGGGCGCCCACCCCGCCGAGGGCTCGATGGACTACGGCCACGGCGAGATCGACCAGTTCGGCCACGAGCGCTTCCAGGGCATCGGCACGGCCCTCGCGTACGAGCTGGAGCGACGCCTCGGCAAGGAGGCCAAGCCCGTCATTCTCGGCCATGTCCAGCGGGGTGGCTCGCCGACCGCGTACGACCGGGTGCTCGCCACGCGCTTCGGCTGGCACGCGGTGGAGGCCGCGCACCGGGGTGAGTTCGGCCGGATGACCGCGCTGCGCGGCACCGAGATCGAGATGGTGCCGCTGGCGGAGGCGGTGACCGAGCTGAAGACGGTGCCGAAGGATCGGATGGACGAGGCGGAGTCGGTGTTCTAG
- the pta gene encoding phosphate acetyltransferase, which yields MTRSVYVTGIDRGDGRQVVELGVMELLTRQVDRVGVFRPLLHHGPDRLFDLLRARYRLSQDPTTVYGLDHHEASTLQAERGTDELVSTLVDRFHAVARDFDVVLVLGTDFADSQFPDELSLNARLANEFGASVISVVGGRGQTAESVAAETHNAYRAYEGLGCDVLAMVVNRVAPADRTEIAERLGSRLPAPVYVLPDEPALAAPTVAQITHALGGKVLLGDDSGLARDALNFVFGGAMLPNFLNALTPGCLVVTPGDRADLVVGALAAHSAGTPPIAGVLLTLNERPSDEVLTLAARLAPGTPVVAVESASFLTASELVTMEGKLTAATPRKAETALGLFERYVDTAELSTRVSAPSSDRVTPMMFEHTLLEQARSDRRRVVLPEGTEERVLHAAEVLLRRGVCDLTLLGPVDTIRKKAADLGIDLGDSQLIDPRTSELRDTFAELYAGFRAHKGVSVELAYDVVSDVNYFGTLMVQEGLADGMVSGSVHSTAATIRPAFEIIKTNPDADIVSSVFFMCLADKVLVYGDCAVNPDPNAQQLADIAVQSAATAQRFGVEPRIAMLSYSTGTSGSGADVDKVREATEIVRSRRPDLKIEGPIQYDAAVEPSVAATKLPGSEVAGQASVLIFPDLNTGNNTYKAVQRSAGAIAVGPVLQGLRKPVNDLSRGALVQDIVNTVAITAIQAQSPSEKATAQ from the coding sequence GTGACGCGCAGCGTGTACGTGACCGGGATCGACCGCGGCGACGGCCGCCAGGTCGTCGAGCTGGGGGTCATGGAACTCCTGACCCGCCAGGTCGACCGGGTGGGGGTGTTCCGCCCGCTGCTGCACCACGGTCCGGACCGGCTCTTCGATCTGCTGCGCGCCCGCTACCGGCTCTCCCAGGACCCGACGACCGTCTACGGCCTCGACCACCACGAGGCGTCCACGCTCCAGGCCGAGCGCGGCACGGACGAGCTGGTCTCCACGCTGGTCGACCGGTTCCACGCCGTCGCCCGTGACTTCGACGTCGTCCTCGTGCTGGGCACCGACTTCGCGGACAGCCAGTTCCCCGACGAGCTCTCCCTCAACGCGCGGCTGGCCAATGAATTCGGCGCGTCCGTCATCTCCGTCGTCGGCGGGCGGGGGCAGACCGCCGAGTCCGTCGCCGCGGAGACGCACAACGCCTACCGCGCCTACGAGGGCCTCGGCTGCGACGTCCTCGCGATGGTCGTGAACCGGGTCGCCCCGGCCGACCGTACGGAGATAGCCGAGCGGCTCGGCTCCCGGCTCCCCGCGCCCGTCTACGTCCTCCCCGACGAGCCCGCGCTCGCCGCGCCGACCGTCGCGCAGATCACCCACGCGCTGGGCGGCAAGGTCCTCCTCGGCGACGACTCCGGCCTCGCCCGTGACGCCCTGAACTTCGTCTTCGGCGGCGCCATGCTGCCGAACTTCCTCAACGCCCTGACCCCGGGCTGCCTCGTCGTCACCCCCGGCGACCGCGCGGACCTGGTTGTCGGCGCCCTCGCCGCGCACAGCGCGGGCACCCCCCCGATCGCGGGTGTGCTGCTCACGCTCAACGAGCGGCCCAGCGACGAGGTCCTCACCCTCGCCGCCCGCCTCGCGCCCGGCACCCCGGTCGTCGCCGTCGAGTCCGCGTCCTTCCTCACCGCGTCCGAACTCGTGACCATGGAGGGGAAGCTGACCGCCGCGACCCCGCGCAAGGCGGAGACGGCCCTCGGGCTCTTCGAGCGGTACGTCGACACCGCCGAGCTGAGCACCCGGGTCTCCGCGCCCAGCAGCGACCGCGTCACCCCGATGATGTTCGAGCACACCCTCCTCGAACAGGCCCGCTCCGACAGGCGCCGCGTGGTCCTGCCCGAGGGCACCGAGGAGCGCGTGCTGCACGCGGCCGAGGTGCTGCTGCGGCGCGGGGTCTGCGACCTCACCCTCCTCGGGCCCGTCGACACGATCCGCAAGAAGGCCGCCGACCTGGGCATCGACCTCGGCGACAGCCAGCTGATCGACCCGCGGACCTCCGAGCTGCGTGACACCTTCGCCGAGTTGTACGCCGGGTTTCGCGCCCACAAGGGCGTCAGCGTCGAGCTGGCGTACGACGTCGTGTCGGACGTGAACTACTTCGGCACGCTGATGGTGCAGGAGGGGCTCGCCGACGGCATGGTCTCGGGGTCCGTGCACTCCACGGCCGCCACCATCCGGCCCGCCTTCGAGATCATCAAGACCAATCCGGACGCCGACATCGTCTCGTCCGTCTTCTTCATGTGCCTCGCCGACAAGGTGCTCGTCTACGGCGACTGCGCGGTGAACCCGGACCCCAACGCCCAGCAACTCGCCGACATCGCCGTCCAGTCCGCCGCCACAGCACAGCGGTTCGGCGTCGAACCGAGGATCGCGATGCTGTCGTACTCGACCGGGACGTCCGGCTCCGGCGCCGACGTCGACAAGGTGCGGGAGGCGACCGAGATCGTCCGCTCCCGGCGCCCCGATCTGAAGATCGAGGGGCCGATCCAGTACGACGCCGCAGTCGAGCCGTCCGTGGCCGCGACCAAGCTGCCGGGCTCCGAGGTCGCCGGGCAGGCCAGCGTGCTGATCTTCCCGGACCTCAACACCGGCAACAACACCTACAAGGCCGTCCAGCGCTCGGCCGGCGCGATCGCGGTCGGCCCGGTCCTCCAGGGGCTGCGCAAGCCGGTCAACGACCTGTCCCGGGGCGCGCTCGTCCAGGACATCGTCAACACCGTCGCCATCACGGCGATCCAGGCCCAGTCCCCCAGCGAGAAGGCAACCGCCCAGTGA
- a CDS encoding acetate kinase, with the protein MSSSRVLVLNSGSSSVKYQLLDMRDSSRLAVGLVERIGEETSRLKHTPLTDGGGSREWTGPIADHEAALKAVAEELAKDGLGLDSPELAAIGHRVVHGGQSFTEPTVVDDAVLAEIERLIPVAPLHNPANLTGIRTAQALRPDLPQVAVFDTAFHTTMPESAARYAIDVETADAYRVRRYGFHGTSHAYVARATAELLGRAPEEVNVIVLHLGNGASASAVENGRCVDTSMGLTPLEGLVMGTRSGDMDPAVIFHLMRVGGMSTDEIDTLLNKKSGLIGLCGDNDMREIRRRIDEGDERAKLAFDIYIHRLKKYIGAYYAVLGRVDAVAFTAGVGENAAPVREAAVAGLEGLGLAVDDARNAVRSDEPRLISPAGARVAVAVVPTDEELEIATQTYALVVKNI; encoded by the coding sequence GTGAGCTCCTCCCGCGTCCTCGTCCTCAACTCCGGCTCCTCGTCGGTGAAGTACCAGCTGCTCGACATGCGCGACAGCAGCCGCCTGGCCGTCGGCCTGGTCGAGCGCATCGGCGAGGAGACCTCCCGGCTGAAGCACACGCCGCTCACCGACGGGGGTGGGTCCCGCGAGTGGACCGGCCCGATCGCCGACCACGAGGCCGCGCTCAAGGCCGTCGCCGAGGAACTGGCCAAGGACGGGCTGGGGCTCGACTCCCCCGAGCTGGCCGCGATCGGCCACCGCGTCGTGCACGGCGGGCAGAGCTTCACCGAGCCGACGGTCGTCGACGACGCCGTACTCGCCGAGATCGAGCGGCTGATCCCGGTGGCGCCGCTGCACAACCCGGCCAACCTCACCGGTATCCGCACCGCGCAGGCACTGCGCCCGGACCTGCCGCAGGTCGCCGTCTTCGACACGGCCTTCCACACGACGATGCCGGAGTCGGCGGCCCGCTACGCGATCGACGTGGAGACCGCCGACGCGTACCGCGTCCGTCGCTACGGCTTCCACGGCACCTCGCACGCGTATGTGGCCCGGGCGACGGCCGAACTGCTGGGCAGGGCGCCGGAAGAGGTGAACGTGATCGTGCTGCACCTCGGCAACGGGGCGTCGGCCTCGGCGGTCGAGAACGGCCGGTGCGTGGACACCTCCATGGGGCTGACGCCTTTGGAGGGGCTCGTGATGGGTACGCGCTCCGGAGACATGGACCCGGCCGTCATCTTCCATTTGATGCGCGTTGGCGGAATGTCCACGGACGAGATCGACACTCTCCTCAACAAGAAGAGCGGTCTGATCGGACTGTGCGGCGACAACGACATGCGGGAAATACGCCGACGTATCGACGAGGGCGACGAACGGGCGAAGCTGGCCTTCGACATCTACATTCATCGGTTGAAGAAGTACATCGGCGCCTACTACGCGGTGCTGGGCCGGGTGGACGCGGTCGCGTTCACGGCGGGTGTCGGTGAGAACGCGGCACCGGTGCGGGAGGCCGCCGTCGCGGGCCTGGAGGGGCTTGGCCTGGCGGTCGACGACGCCCGCAACGCCGTACGGAGCGACGAGCCGCGGCTGATCTCGCCGGCCGGCGCACGGGTCGCCGTGGCCGTCGTACCGACCGACGAGGAACTGGAGATCGCGACCCAGACGTACGCACTGGTCGTAAAGAACATCTGA
- the pyk gene encoding pyruvate kinase, translating to MRRSKIVCTLGPAVDSHEQLVALIEAGMNVARFNFSHGSHAEHQGRYDRVRAASAESGKAIGVLADLQGPKIRLETFAEGPVELVRGDEFTITAEDVPGDKHICGTTYKGLPGDVAPGDQVLINDGNVELKVIEVDGPRVRTEVIEGGVISDHKGINLPGAAVNVPALSEKDVEDLRFALRMGCDLVALSFVRDANDVQDVHKVMDEVGRRVPVIAKVEKPQAVENMEDVVMAFDGVMVARGDLAVEYPLEKVPMVQKRLIELCRRNAKPVIVATQMMESMITNSRPTRAEASDVANAILDGADAVMLSAESSVGAYPLETVRTMSKIVAAAEQELLSKGLQPLVPGKKPRTQGGSIARAACEIADFLGGRALVAFTQSGDTARRLSRYRASQPIVAYTTDESTRNQLALSWGVESHVVPFVNSTDEMVDLVDQEMVKLNRFKEGDIAIITAGSPPGVPGTTNMVRVHHLGGGARD from the coding sequence ATGCGCCGTTCGAAAATCGTTTGTACTCTCGGCCCCGCGGTCGACTCCCACGAGCAACTCGTCGCCCTGATAGAGGCCGGCATGAACGTGGCCCGCTTCAATTTCAGCCACGGCAGCCACGCCGAGCACCAGGGCCGCTACGACCGGGTCCGGGCCGCCTCCGCCGAGAGCGGCAAGGCCATCGGTGTCCTCGCCGACCTTCAGGGCCCGAAGATCCGCCTGGAGACCTTCGCCGAGGGCCCGGTGGAGCTGGTGCGCGGTGACGAGTTCACCATCACCGCCGAGGACGTGCCGGGTGACAAGCACATCTGCGGTACGACGTACAAGGGTCTGCCCGGTGACGTCGCCCCGGGCGACCAGGTCCTCATCAATGACGGCAATGTCGAGCTGAAGGTCATCGAGGTCGACGGTCCGCGGGTGCGCACCGAGGTCATCGAGGGCGGTGTCATCTCGGACCACAAGGGCATCAACCTGCCCGGCGCGGCGGTGAACGTGCCGGCGCTGTCCGAGAAGGACGTCGAGGACCTGCGGTTCGCGCTGCGCATGGGCTGTGACCTGGTGGCGCTGTCGTTCGTGCGGGACGCGAACGACGTGCAGGACGTCCACAAGGTGATGGACGAGGTGGGCCGCCGGGTCCCCGTGATCGCCAAGGTGGAGAAGCCGCAGGCGGTCGAGAACATGGAGGACGTCGTGATGGCGTTCGACGGTGTGATGGTCGCCCGTGGCGACCTGGCCGTCGAGTACCCGCTCGAGAAGGTCCCCATGGTGCAGAAGCGGCTCATCGAGCTGTGCCGCCGCAACGCCAAGCCGGTGATCGTGGCGACCCAGATGATGGAGTCGATGATCACCAACTCCCGCCCCACGCGCGCCGAGGCGTCCGACGTCGCCAACGCGATCCTGGACGGCGCGGACGCGGTCATGCTGTCGGCGGAGTCCAGCGTGGGCGCGTACCCGCTGGAGACGGTCCGCACGATGTCGAAGATCGTCGCGGCGGCCGAGCAGGAGCTCCTCTCCAAGGGCCTGCAGCCGCTCGTGCCGGGCAAGAAGCCGCGTACGCAGGGCGGTTCGATCGCCCGTGCCGCCTGCGAGATCGCCGACTTCCTCGGCGGCCGCGCCCTGGTGGCCTTCACCCAGTCCGGCGACACGGCCCGTCGGCTGTCCCGCTATCGCGCGTCCCAGCCGATCGTGGCGTACACCACCGACGAGTCGACGCGTAACCAGCTCGCCCTGAGCTGGGGCGTCGAGTCCCACGTCGTGCCGTTCGTGAACAGCACGGACGAGATGGTGGATCTGGTCGACCAGGAGATGGTCAAGCTCAACCGCTTCAAGGAGGGCGACATCGCCATCATCACCGCCGGCTCCCCGCCCGGCGTCCCGGGCACCACGAACATGGTCCGGGTGCATCACCTGGGCGGCGGGGCGCGGGACTGA
- a CDS encoding DUF6114 domain-containing protein: MSAETPVQSAGTFTRARLRFRDWRGDRPFWAGLFTLLSGLPIAYFPYATLKLGQMSIAMATTGGAGSLIIGVLLVTLGLTMWFQQATRIFAGVAAIVLSLVSLVVSNFGGFVMGFLLALIGGALALSWAPGEEGAPEAAQSDGPKEVPSADVAPGPVADAGEHGLPVPQTADAGASDNDNGRNRAG; the protein is encoded by the coding sequence ATGAGTGCCGAGACTCCGGTCCAGAGCGCCGGGACCTTCACCCGGGCACGTCTGCGGTTTCGCGACTGGCGGGGCGACCGGCCTTTCTGGGCGGGCCTGTTCACACTCCTCAGTGGTCTGCCCATCGCTTACTTCCCGTACGCCACCCTCAAGCTGGGCCAGATGTCGATCGCCATGGCGACGACGGGTGGCGCCGGCTCCCTGATCATCGGCGTACTGCTGGTCACGCTGGGCCTGACGATGTGGTTCCAGCAGGCCACCCGGATCTTCGCCGGTGTCGCCGCGATCGTGTTGTCCCTGGTGTCGCTCGTGGTGTCCAACTTCGGTGGATTCGTCATGGGCTTCCTGCTGGCGCTGATCGGTGGCGCGCTCGCCCTCTCCTGGGCGCCGGGCGAGGAAGGGGCCCCCGAGGCCGCCCAGTCCGACGGCCCGAAGGAGGTGCCGTCCGCCGATGTCGCCCCCGGGCCGGTCGCCGACGCGGGCGAGCACGGCCTGCCGGTGCCGCAGACCGCGGACGCCGGCGCGTCCGACAACGACAACGGGAGGAACCGTGCCGGCTGA
- a CDS encoding DUF6230 family protein, which produces MGSKPRGGTRWKRFAVVMVPSVAAAAAVGIGLAQGALAASFTVSGQQFKVRAGHLEGDGFAQYGGLVDGYTSIAGDKTTKRPVAISSFNTATINNLCQSLKTDIPLFGTVYMRIDAGSDKNKPVEAKQLYLDIAQLDGDAEFTNMDIGVAVKDQSKGPAVKDKGVLPGGFAQQADKAVLDNAEQVAWSTTAGTFKLSNLKLRLGTDSKMECF; this is translated from the coding sequence ATGGGTTCCAAGCCGCGTGGCGGGACCAGATGGAAGCGCTTCGCTGTGGTCATGGTCCCCAGCGTCGCCGCGGCCGCAGCAGTGGGCATCGGGCTTGCGCAGGGTGCGCTCGCCGCGTCGTTCACCGTCTCCGGCCAGCAGTTCAAGGTCCGGGCCGGTCACCTCGAAGGTGACGGGTTCGCCCAGTACGGCGGTCTGGTCGACGGTTACACGTCGATCGCTGGCGACAAGACCACCAAGCGTCCGGTGGCGATCTCGTCGTTCAACACCGCGACGATCAACAACCTGTGCCAGTCGCTGAAGACGGACATCCCGCTGTTCGGGACCGTCTACATGCGTATTGACGCGGGTTCGGACAAGAACAAGCCGGTCGAGGCCAAGCAGCTCTACCTCGACATAGCCCAGCTCGATGGCGATGCCGAGTTCACCAACATGGACATCGGTGTGGCCGTCAAGGACCAGAGCAAGGGTCCCGCGGTCAAGGACAAGGGCGTTCTGCCGGGCGGCTTCGCCCAGCAGGCCGACAAGGCCGTGCTCGACAACGCCGAGCAGGTCGCCTGGTCCACCACGGCCGGCACGTTCAAGCTGAGCAACCTGAAGCTCAGGCTCGGTACGGACTCCAAGATGGAGTGCTTCTGA
- a CDS encoding tetratricopeptide repeat protein, protein MQPRNMSMSGVVDLAAVKAAQEAKAKAEQARAEAARQGGGGAVSPADLVIDVDEAGFESEVLQRSTEVPVVIDFWAEWCQPCKQLSPVLERLAVEYNGRFVLAKIDVDANQMLMQQFGVQGIPAVFAVVAGQALPLFQGAAPEQQIRATLDQLVQVAEERFGLTGLVVDPDAEPGAAPEVAPQIQAGPYDHLLEAAVQALDAGDFGGAVQAYKNVLSDDPGNTEARLGLSQAELLQRVQGVDPQDVRKAAAEDPADAQAQIAAADLDLVGGHVDDAFGRLIDTVRRTAGDDREAVRVRLLELFDVVGGDDPRVAAARRALARALF, encoded by the coding sequence ATGCAGCCACGGAACATGTCCATGAGCGGAGTCGTCGACCTCGCCGCGGTGAAGGCGGCCCAGGAGGCCAAGGCGAAGGCGGAGCAGGCGCGCGCCGAAGCGGCCCGGCAGGGCGGGGGAGGGGCCGTGTCGCCCGCCGATCTCGTCATCGACGTAGACGAGGCCGGGTTCGAGAGCGAGGTCCTTCAGCGGTCCACCGAGGTGCCCGTCGTCATCGACTTCTGGGCCGAGTGGTGTCAGCCCTGCAAGCAGCTCAGCCCGGTGCTGGAGCGGCTGGCCGTCGAGTACAACGGCCGGTTCGTCCTCGCCAAGATCGATGTCGACGCGAACCAGATGCTGATGCAGCAGTTCGGTGTCCAGGGGATCCCGGCCGTCTTCGCCGTCGTGGCGGGGCAGGCGCTGCCCCTCTTCCAGGGGGCCGCCCCCGAGCAGCAGATCCGCGCCACGCTGGACCAGCTCGTGCAGGTCGCCGAGGAGCGCTTCGGGCTGACCGGCCTCGTCGTGGACCCGGACGCCGAGCCCGGCGCCGCCCCCGAGGTGGCCCCGCAGATCCAGGCCGGTCCGTACGACCACCTGCTCGAAGCCGCCGTACAGGCCCTGGACGCGGGCGACTTCGGCGGTGCGGTGCAGGCGTACAAGAACGTGCTGAGCGACGACCCGGGCAACACCGAGGCCAGACTGGGCCTCTCGCAGGCCGAGTTGCTCCAGCGGGTGCAGGGTGTGGACCCGCAGGACGTGCGCAAGGCGGCCGCCGAGGACCCCGCCGACGCACAGGCGCAGATCGCCGCGGCGGACCTGGATCTCGTCGGCGGGCATGTGGATGACGCCTTCGGTCGACTTATCGACACGGTGCGGCGCACGGCGGGGGATGACCGGGAGGCCGTACGGGTACGACTGTTGGAGCTGTTCGACGTGGTCGGCGGCGACGATCCGCGGGTTGCCGCGGCGCGGCGGGCGTTGGCCCGGGCGCTGTTCTAG
- a CDS encoding TetR/AcrR family transcriptional regulator: MQSRSPSSRATGRPRSAAADAAILAATREALVELGWSKLTLGDVATRAGVAKTTLYRRWAGKNELVVDAVAALFDELELPDRGSLAADIEGVVLQFAALLARPEAKSGLMAVVAESTRDAALRERIRAAVVAPQKRLVHQGRARAQSRGELPPESDPVESARTVDLIFDMVAGAVVHRTLVSAEPADEQWARSFTRVLLLGLTPQQSPAPDSPSGA, translated from the coding sequence ATGCAGAGCCGCAGCCCCTCTTCCCGCGCCACGGGCCGCCCGCGCAGCGCCGCCGCGGACGCCGCGATCCTGGCGGCGACCCGTGAGGCCCTGGTCGAGCTGGGCTGGTCCAAGCTGACGCTGGGGGACGTGGCGACACGGGCCGGGGTGGCGAAAACCACGCTCTACCGCCGCTGGGCGGGCAAGAACGAGCTGGTCGTGGACGCCGTGGCGGCACTCTTCGACGAGCTGGAACTGCCCGACCGGGGCAGCCTGGCCGCCGACATCGAGGGCGTGGTCCTGCAGTTCGCCGCGCTGCTGGCCCGCCCCGAGGCGAAGAGCGGCCTGATGGCGGTCGTGGCCGAGTCCACGCGCGACGCGGCCCTGCGCGAACGGATCCGCGCCGCGGTCGTCGCCCCCCAGAAACGCCTGGTCCACCAGGGCCGCGCCCGCGCCCAGTCCCGCGGCGAACTCCCCCCGGAGTCCGACCCGGTGGAGTCCGCCCGCACGGTGGACCTCATCTTCGACATGGTCGCGGGTGCGGTGGTCCACCGCACCCTGGTCAGCGCGGAACCGGCGGACGAGCAGTGGGCACGGAGCTTCACGAGGGTGCTGCTGCTCGGCCTGACTCCCCAGCAGAGTCCCGCACCGGACAGCCCGTCCGGCGCTTGA
- a CDS encoding acyl-CoA mutase large subunit family protein: MDADAIEEGRRRWQARYDAARTRETDFTTLSGDPVEPVYGPRAGDRYEGFERIGWPGEYPYTRGLHPTGYRGRTWTIRQFAGFGNAEQTNERYKMILANGGGGLSVAFDMPTLMGRDSDDPRALGEVGHCGVAIDSAADMEVLFRDIPLGDVTTSMTISGPAVPVFCMYLVTAERQGADPAVLNGTLQTDIFKEYIAQKEWLFQPEPHLRLIGDLMEHCAAGIPAYKPLSVSGYHIREAGATAAQELAYTLADGFGYVELGLSRGLDVDVFAPGLSFFFDAHVDFFEEIAKFRAARRIWARWMRDVYGARSDKAQWLRFHTQTAGVSLTAQQPYNNVVRTAVEALAAVLGGTNSLHTNALDETLALPSEQAAEIALRTQQVLMEETGVGNVADPLGGSWYVEQLTDRIEAEAEKIFEQIKERGLRAHPDGRHPIGPVTSGILRGIEDGWFTGEIAESAFRYQQSLEKGEKRVVGVNVHTGSVTGDLEILRVSHEVEREQVRVLAERKSHRDDAAVRAALEAMLAAARDGSNMIEPMLEAVRAEATLGEICGVLRDEWGVYTEPAGF, encoded by the coding sequence ATGGACGCTGACGCCATCGAGGAGGGTCGCCGTCGCTGGCAGGCCCGCTACGACGCCGCGCGCACGCGCGAGACGGACTTCACCACGCTCTCCGGCGATCCCGTGGAGCCGGTGTACGGGCCCCGGGCCGGGGACCGGTACGAAGGGTTCGAGCGGATCGGGTGGCCGGGGGAGTATCCGTACACCCGCGGGCTCCACCCGACCGGCTATCGAGGGCGGACGTGGACCATTCGGCAGTTCGCCGGGTTCGGGAACGCCGAGCAGACCAATGAGCGGTACAAGATGATCCTCGCCAACGGGGGCGGGGGCCTGTCCGTCGCGTTCGACATGCCCACGCTCATGGGGCGGGACTCCGACGATCCCCGGGCGCTCGGCGAGGTCGGGCACTGCGGGGTCGCCATCGACTCCGCCGCCGACATGGAGGTGCTGTTCAGGGACATTCCGCTGGGGGATGTCACCACCTCCATGACCATCAGCGGGCCGGCCGTTCCCGTCTTCTGCATGTACCTCGTCACCGCCGAGCGACAGGGGGCCGACCCCGCCGTGCTCAACGGGACGCTCCAGACCGACATCTTCAAGGAGTACATCGCACAGAAGGAGTGGCTCTTCCAGCCCGAGCCCCATCTGCGGCTCATCGGGGACCTGATGGAGCACTGCGCGGCCGGCATCCCCGCCTACAAACCGCTGTCCGTCTCCGGGTACCACATCCGGGAGGCGGGGGCCACGGCCGCGCAGGAGCTGGCGTACACGCTGGCGGACGGGTTCGGGTACGTCGAACTGGGGCTCAGCCGTGGGCTCGATGTCGACGTGTTCGCCCCCGGGCTCTCCTTCTTCTTCGACGCGCACGTCGACTTCTTCGAGGAGATCGCCAAGTTCCGTGCCGCGCGGCGCATTTGGGCGCGGTGGATGCGGGATGTGTACGGGGCTCGGTCCGACAAGGCGCAGTGGCTGCGGTTCCACACCCAGACCGCCGGGGTCTCCCTCACCGCCCAGCAGCCGTACAACAACGTCGTACGGACCGCCGTCGAGGCGCTCGCCGCCGTGCTCGGCGGGACCAACTCGCTGCACACCAACGCCCTGGACGAGACCCTCGCGCTGCCCAGCGAGCAGGCCGCCGAGATCGCGCTGCGCACGCAGCAGGTGCTGATGGAGGAGACCGGGGTCGGCAACGTGGCGGATCCGCTGGGCGGTTCGTGGTACGTCGAGCAGCTGACGGACCGGATCGAGGCGGAAGCGGAGAAGATCTTCGAGCAGATCAAGGAGCGGGGGCTCAGGGCGCATCCCGACGGGCGGCACCCCATCGGGCCCGTCACCTCCGGCATTCTGCGCGGGATCGAGGACGGGTGGTTCACCGGCGAGATCGCCGAGTCCGCCTTCCGGTACCAGCAGTCGTTGGAGAAGGGCGAGAAGCGGGTCGTGGGCGTCAACGTCCACACCGGGTCCGTGACCGGCGATCTGGAGATCCTGCGGGTCAGTCACGAGGTGGAGCGTGAGCAGGTGCGGGTGCTGGCCGAGCGGAAGTCGCATCGCGACGACGCGGCTGTTCGTGCGGCGCTGGAGGCCATGCTCGCGGCCGCGCGGGACGGTTCGAACATGATCGAGCCGATGCTGGAGGCGGTGCGGGCCGAGGCGACGCTGGGGGAGATCTGCGGGGTGCTGCGGGACGAGTGGGGGGTCTATACGGAGCCGGCCGGGTTCTGA
- a CDS encoding DUF3817 domain-containing protein translates to MKKSVLTRYRVMAYVTAVLLILLTAGVIAKRVLSLDGFDGFVTVVGFAHGWLYVLYLVFAFDLGNKAKMPVGRLLWVLLAGTVPTAAFFVERRVTREVEPLIIEEATPDPATA, encoded by the coding sequence ATGAAGAAGAGCGTCTTGACCCGCTACCGCGTGATGGCCTATGTCACCGCTGTCCTGCTGATCCTGCTGACGGCGGGCGTGATCGCGAAGCGTGTGCTGAGCCTGGACGGCTTCGACGGCTTCGTCACCGTGGTCGGCTTTGCCCACGGCTGGCTTTACGTGCTCTACCTCGTCTTCGCCTTCGACCTCGGCAACAAGGCGAAGATGCCGGTCGGACGCCTGCTGTGGGTGCTCCTCGCGGGCACGGTCCCGACCGCCGCCTTCTTCGTCGAACGCCGGGTGACCCGTGAGGTCGAGCCGCTCATCATCGAGGAAGCGACCCCGGATCCCGCCACGGCCTGA